The Herbaspirillum sp. RTI4 genome has a segment encoding these proteins:
- a CDS encoding ABC transporter substrate-binding protein: MTLHLKKLTGALITLGVLAFAAPASAQISDGVVKIGLITDMSGVFSDISGKGHVEAIKMAIADFGGTLNGKKIELVFGDHFNKADVAASKAREWVDREGVDILMSGASSAADLAIAKVAQEKKKLFIVIATGSARLTNEDCNPYTMHYGYDTVAMAKSTGSAVVKQGGKSWYFLTADYAFGQSLEQDTSKVIKAAGGTVLGSVKHPLGASDFSSFVTQAQASKAQILGLANATADTINAIKAANEFGLTKTMKLAGLVMFVTDIHSLGLNLTQGMYLSDNWYWDQDAASRAWSRRYFDVMKKMPTGNQAAGYSATMQYLNAVKAVGSDDADRVIPQMKKTKINDMYLKNGYIRDDGRVMYDMYLMQVKTPAESKYPWDYVKIVAKIPADQAFTTKAESACTMWK; encoded by the coding sequence ATGACATTGCACTTGAAAAAATTGACCGGCGCACTCATCACCCTAGGTGTTTTGGCATTCGCCGCACCGGCCTCCGCCCAGATTTCAGACGGTGTGGTCAAGATTGGTTTGATTACCGACATGTCCGGCGTGTTTTCCGACATTTCCGGCAAAGGCCATGTAGAAGCCATCAAGATGGCGATTGCTGATTTCGGCGGCACGCTCAACGGGAAAAAAATCGAACTGGTTTTTGGCGATCATTTCAACAAGGCCGATGTTGCTGCCAGTAAAGCACGTGAGTGGGTAGACCGCGAAGGGGTCGATATTCTGATGTCGGGTGCCAGTTCTGCCGCCGATCTCGCAATTGCCAAAGTCGCGCAGGAAAAGAAAAAACTGTTCATCGTCATCGCGACCGGCAGTGCGCGTCTGACTAATGAGGACTGCAATCCTTATACGATGCATTACGGTTACGACACGGTAGCGATGGCCAAATCGACCGGCTCGGCAGTGGTCAAGCAAGGCGGAAAATCCTGGTATTTTCTGACGGCCGACTATGCTTTCGGACAGTCGCTGGAACAAGACACCAGCAAGGTCATCAAGGCAGCTGGCGGCACTGTTCTGGGATCGGTAAAACACCCGCTGGGCGCATCGGATTTCTCTTCCTTCGTCACGCAGGCACAGGCTTCCAAAGCGCAAATTCTCGGTCTTGCCAATGCAACTGCGGACACCATCAACGCGATCAAGGCGGCCAATGAATTTGGCCTGACTAAGACCATGAAACTGGCGGGACTGGTGATGTTTGTTACCGACATCCACTCGCTGGGATTGAATCTGACGCAAGGCATGTATCTCAGCGACAACTGGTATTGGGATCAGGATGCGGCGTCGCGCGCATGGTCGCGTCGCTATTTTGATGTGATGAAAAAAATGCCTACCGGCAATCAGGCGGCGGGTTATTCCGCCACCATGCAGTATCTCAATGCAGTCAAGGCAGTCGGCAGTGATGATGCTGATCGTGTCATCCCGCAAATGAAGAAAACCAAAATCAACGACATGTACCTGAAAAACGGCTACATCCGTGATGATGGCCGTGTCATGTATGACATGTATCTGATGCAGGTAAAGACGCCGGCGGAATCCAAGTATCCCTGGGATTACGTGAAAATCGTGGCCAAAATTCCGGCGGATCAGGCGTTCACAACCAAGGCCGAATCGGCCTGCACGATGTGGAAATAA
- a CDS encoding enoyl-CoA hydratase/isomerase family protein codes for MNYTTLEIEPRQDGAAAWVWMDRPALHNAFDETLIAELTQALRSLDADASVRVIVLAGRGKSFSAGADLNAMKRQGAAAEEDNVADARRLAELFRVLSECATPTVARVHGAAIGGGMGLASACDICIASTQASFATSEVRLGLIPAVISPYVVRAIGERQSYRYFQTAERISAARAREIGLAHEVAEPEQLDAQVEVIIDALLSGGPKAQAASTALIRRVANAPVSAELIDDTAQRIARLRSLPEAAEGLSAFLDKRKPRWNAS; via the coding sequence ATGAATTACACCACTCTTGAAATTGAACCCCGGCAAGACGGCGCCGCCGCCTGGGTATGGATGGACCGCCCGGCGCTGCACAATGCTTTTGACGAAACGCTGATCGCTGAACTGACGCAGGCTCTGAGATCGCTCGACGCAGATGCATCAGTGCGCGTGATCGTATTGGCCGGGCGCGGAAAAAGCTTTTCGGCGGGTGCCGATCTGAACGCCATGAAACGTCAGGGTGCGGCTGCCGAAGAAGACAATGTGGCCGATGCGCGTCGATTGGCGGAACTGTTCAGAGTGCTGTCGGAATGCGCCACGCCGACGGTGGCCAGAGTTCACGGTGCTGCAATCGGCGGCGGCATGGGATTGGCCTCGGCTTGCGATATTTGCATCGCCTCGACGCAGGCATCGTTTGCCACTTCGGAAGTCAGACTGGGCTTGATTCCGGCCGTCATTAGCCCGTATGTGGTGCGCGCCATCGGCGAACGCCAGTCGTACCGCTATTTCCAAACGGCCGAACGGATTTCCGCAGCGCGTGCGCGTGAGATCGGACTGGCGCATGAAGTGGCAGAGCCAGAGCAGCTCGACGCACAGGTCGAGGTGATTATCGATGCCTTGCTCAGCGGTGGCCCGAAGGCGCAGGCGGCTTCTACTGCGCTTATTCGTCGCGTGGCCAATGCGCCGGTTAGCGCTGAACTGATCGACGATACCGCGCAAAGAATCGCTCGTCTGCGTTCCTTGCCGGAAGCGGCGGAAGGCTTGTCGGCTTTTCTCGATAAACGCAAGCCGCGCTGGAATGCCTCATAA
- a CDS encoding sodium:solute symporter family protein translates to MNNKLFTRRLSRYYGWYTLGFIAFLMVLAILEHEGMPRVWIGYLFMFVTIALYAGIGVVCRTSDVPEYYVAGRRVPALFNGMATAADWISAATFISLAGGLYLQGFDGLAYIIGWTGGYCLVAVLIAPYLRKFGQYTIADFLAERYSGRYGGTPVRLLAVIATIIISFTYVVAQIYGVGLITSRFTGIDFSIGIFLGLASILVCSFLGGMRAITWTQVAQYIIILLAYLIPVIWLSAKHTSVPVPQVAYGAVLPTLHEIETRLKDDPREKEVRAIFQQRADDFQHKLDGLPQSWENGRQAAQQHINIVRHNSNATLIEIKAANRELSSYPKSVQEAERKWSEARTANLARAAPPLSQTEPFPGKDKEIADIKRNNFLALVFCLMMGTAALPHVLMRYYTTPSVQQTRKSVFWTLFFILLIYITVPALAVLVKYDIYTTLVGSSYAHLPDWVYYWANIDKVNPLVSIADLNHDHIVQLSEISLDGDIIVLATPEIAGLPYFISGLVAAGGLAAALSTADGLLLTISNALSHDVYYKIVDPSASTQKRVTISKLLLLVVALLAAYAASLKPSDILSMVGAAFSLAASTLFPVLVLGVFWRRANQAGAIAGMVIGFIVCVGYMIRTHPAFGGIPDNQWFHITAISAGVFGVPAGTLAIIVASLLTPPPDARTQALIDHIRSPDGKLDSAL, encoded by the coding sequence ATGAACAATAAACTGTTTACCCGCCGGCTCAGCCGCTACTATGGCTGGTACACACTGGGTTTCATTGCCTTTCTGATGGTGCTGGCGATACTGGAACACGAAGGCATGCCGCGCGTCTGGATCGGCTATCTGTTCATGTTCGTGACTATTGCGCTGTACGCCGGCATCGGCGTTGTCTGCCGCACCTCCGATGTGCCCGAATACTATGTCGCCGGACGCCGCGTTCCCGCCCTGTTCAACGGCATGGCCACCGCCGCCGACTGGATCTCCGCGGCCACCTTCATCAGTCTTGCCGGCGGACTATATCTGCAAGGCTTCGACGGCCTCGCCTACATCATCGGCTGGACTGGCGGCTATTGTCTGGTCGCAGTACTGATCGCCCCTTATCTGCGCAAATTCGGCCAGTACACGATTGCCGACTTTCTGGCCGAACGCTATAGCGGCCGCTACGGTGGCACCCCCGTGCGGCTACTGGCGGTCATCGCCACCATCATCATTTCCTTCACCTATGTTGTCGCGCAAATTTACGGCGTCGGTCTGATTACTTCGCGGTTCACCGGCATCGATTTTTCAATCGGCATTTTCCTTGGTCTGGCCAGCATTCTGGTCTGCTCTTTCCTCGGTGGCATGCGGGCAATTACCTGGACCCAGGTTGCGCAATACATCATCATTTTGCTGGCCTACCTGATCCCCGTTATCTGGCTGTCCGCCAAACACACCAGCGTACCGGTGCCGCAAGTCGCCTACGGGGCCGTCCTGCCGACCTTGCATGAAATCGAAACCCGGCTCAAGGACGATCCTCGCGAAAAAGAAGTGCGCGCCATCTTCCAGCAACGCGCCGACGACTTCCAGCACAAGCTCGATGGCTTGCCTCAATCGTGGGAAAACGGCCGCCAGGCAGCGCAGCAGCACATCAACATCGTGCGCCACAACAGCAACGCCACACTGATAGAAATCAAGGCGGCCAACCGTGAGTTATCGAGCTATCCGAAAAGCGTGCAGGAGGCCGAGCGCAAATGGAGTGAAGCACGAACAGCCAACCTCGCACGCGCCGCCCCGCCGCTATCGCAGACGGAACCGTTTCCTGGAAAAGACAAGGAAATTGCCGACATCAAACGCAATAATTTTCTGGCACTGGTGTTTTGTCTGATGATGGGCACCGCCGCATTACCGCATGTGTTGATGCGCTATTACACGACGCCATCGGTGCAGCAGACCCGCAAATCAGTATTCTGGACGCTGTTTTTTATCCTGCTGATTTACATCACCGTACCGGCACTGGCGGTACTGGTGAAATACGATATTTACACCACGCTGGTCGGCAGCAGTTATGCGCACTTGCCGGACTGGGTGTATTACTGGGCCAATATCGACAAGGTCAATCCGCTGGTCAGCATCGCCGATCTGAACCACGACCATATCGTCCAGCTCAGCGAAATTTCGCTCGATGGCGATATCATCGTGCTGGCCACACCGGAAATTGCCGGTCTGCCGTATTTCATTTCCGGGCTGGTGGCTGCCGGCGGACTGGCTGCGGCGCTCTCGACTGCCGATGGTTTACTGCTGACCATTTCCAATGCTCTGTCGCACGATGTTTACTACAAGATCGTCGACCCCAGCGCCTCCACGCAGAAGCGCGTGACCATCTCGAAACTGCTGTTGCTGGTAGTGGCTTTGCTGGCGGCCTATGCCGCATCGCTCAAGCCTAGCGATATTCTGTCGATGGTCGGCGCCGCCTTTTCGCTGGCGGCCTCCACCCTGTTTCCGGTGCTGGTGCTGGGCGTCTTCTGGCGACGCGCCAATCAGGCGGGTGCCATTGCCGGGATGGTGATTGGCTTCATCGTCTGCGTCGGCTACATGATCCGCACCCATCCGGCCTTCGGCGGCATTCCCGACAATCAGTGGTTTCACATCACGGCGATTTCAGCCGGCGTCTTCGGCGTTCCGGCCGGTACGCTGGCCATCATTGTCGCCAGCCTGCTGACGCCGCCGCCGGATGCGCGCACGCAAGCGCTGATCGACCATATCCGCTCGCCGGATGGGAAGCTCGATTCCGCCCTCTAA
- a CDS encoding glutathione S-transferase family protein: MITLYHCLSARSFRPLWMLEELSTPYALKMLPFPPRIMERDYLALNPLGTVPLLVDGDTRMTESAAMCQYLAAKAGSTSLDVAVDEPAFGAYLNFLHFGEATLTFPQTLVLRYGRFEPEARRSPQVAEDYSKWFLSRLRSLEPLLEAQEFLCADRFTAADVSVSYALLLAQHLGLDARFTPAVAAYWQRMRLREGFIRAMSAQKKAAVEQDVSAVHAPDALPPAKL; the protein is encoded by the coding sequence ATGATCACGCTTTACCATTGCCTCAGTGCGCGCTCATTTCGTCCCTTGTGGATGCTGGAAGAATTGAGTACGCCGTATGCATTGAAGATGCTGCCTTTTCCACCGCGCATCATGGAGCGCGATTATTTAGCGCTCAATCCCTTGGGCACGGTGCCGCTGCTGGTGGATGGCGACACGCGCATGACGGAGTCGGCTGCCATGTGCCAGTATCTGGCAGCCAAGGCAGGGAGCACCAGTCTTGATGTTGCGGTGGATGAACCCGCATTTGGCGCGTATCTGAATTTTCTGCATTTCGGGGAAGCGACGCTGACTTTTCCGCAAACGCTGGTCTTGCGTTACGGCCGGTTTGAGCCGGAAGCGCGGCGCTCTCCGCAAGTGGCGGAAGATTATTCGAAATGGTTTTTGTCGCGCCTGCGTTCGCTGGAACCTTTGCTCGAAGCACAGGAATTTTTGTGCGCCGACCGGTTTACTGCGGCCGATGTGTCGGTGTCTTATGCCTTGTTGCTGGCGCAGCATCTTGGCCTTGATGCGCGCTTTACTCCTGCTGTGGCGGCGTACTGGCAACGGATGCGGCTACGCGAAGGATTTATCCGCGCGATGTCGGCGCAGAAAAAAGCGGCGGTGGAGCAGGACGTATCTGCCGTGCATGCCCCTGATGCATTGCCTCCGGCGAAGCTCTGA
- a CDS encoding PAAR domain-containing protein encodes MFWRALIRDGDTTTAGGKVQAIPQQWPVIYDGKNGCFEGDPVFCPACQSMGITKCVKPYRPLTAHDGRQANLDGDLCICKCTKPSRLKALFDNRRMDFGANEIANMPDCDDWLIYAGFSPQKNPTVKYGKIFEFKDSETGKVLAHRPFVVFDNGNIRQAKTDAYGLAIIESPEGHSIKIHLVFESPQGALNYEA; translated from the coding sequence ATGTTTTGGCGTGCATTGATTCGTGATGGCGACACCACAACCGCTGGGGGAAAGGTGCAGGCAATACCGCAACAATGGCCTGTAATCTACGACGGAAAAAACGGATGCTTTGAGGGCGATCCCGTTTTTTGCCCCGCCTGCCAAAGTATGGGTATTACAAAATGCGTCAAGCCATATCGCCCACTCACCGCTCACGATGGCAGACAGGCAAATTTAGATGGCGATCTATGCATTTGCAAATGCACCAAGCCAAGTCGTTTAAAAGCATTATTTGACAATAGACGAATGGACTTTGGCGCTAATGAAATTGCAAATATGCCGGACTGTGATGATTGGCTTATTTATGCAGGATTTTCTCCGCAAAAAAATCCTACGGTGAAATATGGAAAAATATTTGAGTTTAAAGATAGTGAAACGGGAAAAGTGCTTGCTCATCGCCCGTTCGTCGTTTTTGATAACGGAAATATTCGACAAGCAAAAACTGATGCTTACGGACTGGCAATCATAGAATCCCCCGAAGGCCACTCCATAAAAATCCATTTGGTTTTTGAATCGCCGCAAGGCGCACTGAATTACGAGGCATGA
- a CDS encoding DUF4212 domain-containing protein, giving the protein MTDTQKPPHDQHAPAPLNRQACWQATRNLTLSLLAIWFAVTFLVIYFASELNTIVLFGWPLSFYMAAQGVALMYLALVAFYTVAMKRLDQRYALQQTGTDRDNEQ; this is encoded by the coding sequence ATGACCGACACGCAGAAACCTCCTCACGATCAGCACGCACCTGCCCCGCTCAACCGGCAGGCTTGCTGGCAGGCGACGCGCAACCTCACACTGAGCCTGCTCGCCATCTGGTTCGCTGTTACTTTTTTAGTGATTTATTTTGCAAGCGAACTCAACACCATCGTGCTGTTCGGCTGGCCGCTCTCGTTTTACATGGCAGCGCAGGGCGTCGCGCTGATGTATCTGGCATTAGTCGCTTTTTATACCGTCGCCATGAAACGGCTCGACCAGCGCTACGCCTTGCAACAGACCGGGACGGATCGCGACAATGAACAATAA
- a CDS encoding T6SS immunity protein Tli4 family protein produces MRSRRRQLLAAIAIGALWPLAACHPHVKGLTKEKTMQKYPLKPYAVGRYLVDLPEAATEVSWGQRIKGTDFTWRPATKEQYLGLLSAREQELEGSDAATRLLLNAEEGTVPQSRILLFEEDTNRDGFLQFEAYRYSEEFNGYLFMTSAVDRARVGGVRASVNKILNLIQPRSFDPYITDRGACFDHAFVSGVDPANFENAAVMVSFNDINLSFSTQVIDAVDTGPTLLERSTIVDRFPEVTLLRQSAREVARLNGEELAFKNEPGSGLISHAFKWDFRGKPNSIMAPRMYARLNIGHEVAAALLPDEELLGLWDAVLGSIRLRTGAV; encoded by the coding sequence ATGAGGTCGCGACGTCGCCAACTACTAGCAGCCATCGCTATCGGCGCTTTATGGCCTCTGGCTGCCTGTCATCCCCATGTCAAAGGCCTCACGAAAGAAAAAACTATGCAGAAATATCCATTGAAACCCTATGCCGTCGGCCGTTACTTGGTCGATCTTCCTGAAGCCGCCACAGAGGTCTCGTGGGGGCAGCGCATCAAGGGAACGGATTTCACGTGGCGTCCTGCCACAAAAGAGCAATATCTAGGTTTGCTGTCGGCGAGGGAACAGGAATTAGAAGGATCGGATGCTGCTACTCGGTTGTTGCTCAATGCTGAGGAAGGCACCGTACCGCAAAGTCGGATTCTTCTATTTGAAGAAGATACCAATCGGGATGGTTTTTTGCAATTTGAGGCATACCGTTATTCTGAGGAATTCAACGGGTATCTCTTCATGACTAGTGCTGTTGATAGAGCACGGGTCGGCGGTGTCCGCGCATCTGTAAATAAAATATTAAACCTGATTCAACCGCGTTCATTTGATCCGTATATCACTGACCGTGGTGCCTGTTTCGACCATGCCTTTGTTAGCGGAGTCGATCCTGCTAATTTCGAAAATGCCGCTGTCATGGTTAGCTTTAATGACATTAATTTAAGTTTTTCCACACAGGTTATCGACGCAGTAGACACCGGCCCGACCTTGCTGGAACGCAGCACCATTGTCGACAGGTTCCCTGAAGTCACGCTACTACGCCAGTCTGCACGCGAAGTAGCGCGATTAAATGGCGAGGAATTAGCATTTAAAAACGAACCAGGAAGCGGACTTATTTCCCATGCATTCAAGTGGGACTTCAGAGGCAAACCGAATTCAATCATGGCACCCCGCATGTATGCCCGCCTTAATATTGGTCACGAAGTCGCTGCGGCACTCCTCCCAGACGAAGAACTGCTGGGGTTATGGGATGCGGTATTGGGATCGATCCGTTTGCGGACCGGAGCGGTTTAA
- a CDS encoding TetR/AcrR family transcriptional regulator: MAKLISFQERRGTLTPRSQKRVEAVLSTARTVFSENGYEKSTTLDIAQRLGISEATVFTYFGSKRELCMQVISDWYAELSEELEREVPLIQGTRPQLGYLINKHLNLLIRDGKGMCALVLSEGRSPDTGFAELIADLKRRYTAPLMNVLALAQEAKEIRPDMSLRLLRDMVYGSMEHILWDCIVTGNDPDLDHTAKQVTDLIWCAFAPPDVEINTLRRFHDEVTEAVRRAEVVTLPLMAMASKKRIKTCP; the protein is encoded by the coding sequence ATGGCAAAACTTATCTCCTTTCAGGAACGCCGTGGCACACTCACACCGCGCTCGCAAAAACGTGTGGAAGCAGTACTGAGTACCGCCAGAACGGTGTTCTCCGAAAACGGTTACGAAAAAAGCACCACACTCGATATCGCCCAGCGCCTCGGCATTTCCGAAGCGACCGTGTTCACTTATTTCGGCAGCAAGCGCGAGCTATGCATGCAAGTCATCAGCGACTGGTACGCCGAACTCAGCGAAGAACTGGAACGCGAAGTGCCGCTGATACAGGGCACCCGACCGCAACTCGGCTATCTGATCAACAAACATCTGAATCTGCTGATACGCGACGGCAAGGGCATGTGCGCGCTGGTACTCAGCGAAGGCCGCAGCCCCGACACCGGTTTTGCCGAACTGATTGCCGATCTGAAACGACGCTACACCGCACCGCTGATGAACGTACTGGCACTGGCGCAAGAAGCAAAAGAAATCCGCCCGGACATGTCGCTGCGTTTGCTGCGCGACATGGTGTATGGCTCGATGGAACATATCCTGTGGGATTGCATCGTGACCGGCAACGACCCCGATCTCGACCATACTGCAAAACAGGTCACCGACCTGATCTGGTGCGCATTCGCACCGCCTGACGTAGAAATCAATACGCTGCGCCGCTTCCATGATGAAGTGACGGAGGCGGTGCGGCGTGCGGAGGTGGTGACGTTACCGCTTATGGCGATGGCATCGAAAAAACGTATAAAAACGTGCCCCTAA
- a CDS encoding acetyl/propionyl/methylcrotonyl-CoA carboxylase subunit alpha, whose translation MFQKILIANRGEIACRIIKTARRMGIATVAVYSAADANARHVRLADEAVLIGGAEARESYLVAERILQAAIATGAQAVHPGYGFLSENAAFADACAQAGVVFIGPPAEAIRAMGSKSAAKALMEKTGVPLTPGYHGDRQEPAFLAEQAGRIGYPVLIKASAGGGGKGMRRVDAAADFEAALISCQREAINAFGNDHVLVEKYVLKPRHIEIQVFGDTLGNYVYLFERDCSVQRRHQKVVEEAPAPGMQPERRAAMGKAAVDAARAVGYVGAGTVEFIANQDGSFYFMEMNTRLQVEHPVTEMITGLDLVEWQLRVASGEPLPLAQEQLRISGHAIEARIYAEDPDKGFLPSIGHLHHLSPPQASEHVRIDTGVEQGDDITPFYDPMIAKLIVWDHDRDSALARMRQALSEYRIVGVANNIEFLGRLVSCDSFAGADLDTGLIEREHASLFLSAAALPETVALVAALAELLRESNALALASTLVNAERGSPWRVLDGWRLNGSSQRFFNFAYGETQHRVGATVVTGGWKLAIGEQQVLASARLQADGQLAVQLGDRSMKACVVATGQRRHVFLAGHSYALQCLPLLDTGGRAVEHAGGLRSPMPGKIVALLVAVGSVVEEGTPLLVMEAMKMEHTITAPARGVVKAFCCAAGEQVTDGIELVEFETEVTAAAA comes from the coding sequence ATGTTTCAAAAAATACTGATCGCCAATCGCGGAGAAATCGCCTGCCGCATCATCAAAACCGCACGCCGCATGGGTATTGCGACTGTTGCCGTGTATTCCGCAGCGGACGCCAATGCGCGTCATGTCCGACTGGCCGATGAAGCGGTGCTGATCGGCGGTGCGGAAGCGCGGGAATCCTATCTGGTGGCCGAACGGATTTTGCAAGCGGCCATTGCCACTGGTGCGCAAGCAGTGCATCCGGGCTATGGTTTTTTGTCGGAGAACGCAGCATTTGCCGATGCCTGCGCACAAGCGGGTGTGGTGTTTATCGGGCCGCCAGCAGAGGCAATTCGCGCTATGGGTTCCAAATCTGCTGCTAAGGCTTTGATGGAAAAAACCGGTGTGCCGCTGACGCCCGGTTATCACGGCGATCGGCAGGAGCCGGCTTTTCTCGCCGAACAGGCAGGGCGCATTGGCTATCCGGTATTGATCAAGGCCAGCGCAGGTGGCGGCGGTAAAGGTATGCGTCGGGTTGATGCGGCCGCTGATTTTGAAGCGGCGCTGATCTCTTGCCAGCGCGAAGCGATCAATGCTTTCGGCAACGATCATGTGCTGGTTGAAAAATATGTACTCAAGCCGCGCCACATCGAAATCCAGGTGTTCGGCGATACGCTGGGCAATTATGTTTACCTGTTCGAGCGCGACTGTTCGGTGCAGCGTCGGCATCAGAAAGTAGTGGAAGAAGCGCCTGCGCCGGGCATGCAGCCGGAACGTCGCGCTGCGATGGGCAAAGCCGCGGTTGATGCGGCGCGTGCGGTTGGCTATGTCGGTGCCGGTACGGTGGAATTTATCGCCAATCAGGACGGCAGTTTTTATTTCATGGAAATGAATACCCGTTTGCAGGTGGAGCATCCGGTGACGGAAATGATCACGGGACTGGATCTGGTCGAGTGGCAATTGCGCGTCGCTTCCGGCGAGCCGCTGCCGCTGGCGCAAGAGCAATTACGCATTAGCGGACACGCCATCGAGGCGCGCATTTATGCCGAAGATCCCGACAAAGGATTTTTGCCGTCGATTGGCCATTTGCATCATCTGTCGCCACCGCAGGCATCCGAGCATGTGCGCATCGATACCGGTGTGGAGCAGGGTGACGATATCACTCCGTTTTACGACCCGATGATCGCCAAGCTGATTGTCTGGGACCATGACCGCGACAGCGCGTTGGCGCGCATGCGTCAGGCTTTGTCGGAATATCGCATCGTCGGCGTGGCAAACAATATTGAATTTCTTGGCCGCCTTGTGAGTTGCGATTCGTTCGCCGGTGCTGATCTGGATACGGGACTGATCGAGCGCGAACACGCTAGTTTGTTTCTGTCCGCTGCTGCCTTACCGGAAACGGTGGCGCTGGTGGCGGCATTAGCTGAATTGTTGCGTGAATCCAATGCCCTTGCACTTGCTTCGACACTGGTTAACGCAGAACGCGGCTCGCCTTGGCGGGTGCTGGACGGCTGGCGACTCAACGGTAGTAGTCAGCGATTTTTTAATTTTGCTTACGGTGAAACGCAACACCGTGTGGGCGCGACGGTGGTCACAGGCGGCTGGAAATTAGCGATAGGCGAACAGCAAGTGTTGGCAAGTGCTCGCTTGCAAGCCGACGGGCAATTGGCAGTGCAGTTGGGCGATCGCAGCATGAAGGCTTGCGTCGTTGCCACTGGACAGCGGCGGCATGTTTTTCTGGCGGGACATTCGTATGCCTTGCAGTGTCTGCCTTTGCTCGATACAGGTGGTAGAGCAGTCGAACATGCCGGTGGATTGCGTTCACCGATGCCGGGCAAGATTGTCGCCTTGCTTGTGGCCGTCGGTAGTGTGGTGGAAGAAGGCACACCTTTGCTGGTGATGGAAGCGATGAAAATGGAGCACACGATTACGGCACCTGCGCGTGGTGTGGTGAAGGCCTTTTGTTGCGCGGCCGGTGAGCAGGTCACTGATGGTATTGAGCTGGTGGAATTCGAAACAGAAGTAACGGCAGCCGCCGCATGA
- a CDS encoding peptidoglycan recognition family protein: protein MARPSYSIEHWTTALAEPNYQSQPSQTVTVNDRAATRQAIITAVRRENMNFIERSDWAAHKNKSQNMVNDWNYTKVAIHHAGRSFSCGPAALQMQEIQNMQMNAKKEPKDDFSYHYGIDCFGSIYEGRDIRFKGEHLNRYNTGAIGIVMLENLTDPGEGSGLVSYLTKVLSDKPIVTKTQAKSVENLIFILKIFFKITTLGGHREFPFQQSEGKICPGNVGISLVRKLREATGLSAP, encoded by the coding sequence ATGGCGCGACCCTCTTATTCCATTGAACATTGGACTACCGCTTTAGCTGAACCAAACTATCAATCTCAACCATCACAAACCGTTACGGTCAATGATCGTGCTGCCACGAGGCAAGCCATTATTACTGCAGTACGGCGTGAAAACATGAACTTTATTGAGCGTTCCGATTGGGCTGCACATAAAAATAAATCTCAAAATATGGTGAATGACTGGAACTACACCAAGGTAGCCATTCACCATGCAGGTCGTAGTTTTAGCTGTGGGCCTGCGGCATTGCAAATGCAAGAAATTCAGAATATGCAGATGAATGCAAAGAAAGAACCCAAAGATGATTTTTCTTATCACTACGGAATCGACTGCTTCGGAAGTATCTACGAAGGAAGGGATATTCGATTTAAAGGTGAGCACCTGAATCGGTACAACACGGGAGCAATAGGAATTGTCATGTTAGAAAATTTGACAGATCCCGGCGAAGGAAGTGGGCTTGTTTCGTACCTAACAAAAGTACTATCCGACAAGCCTATTGTGACGAAGACTCAAGCGAAATCAGTAGAAAATCTTATTTTTATCCTGAAGATTTTTTTCAAAATAACGACTCTTGGAGGCCATCGTGAATTTCCATTTCAGCAAAGCGAAGGGAAAATTTGTCCAGGCAACGTAGGAATATCCCTTGTACGGAAACTTCGCGAGGCAACAGGTCTTTCCGCACCATGA